Proteins encoded together in one Camelina sativa cultivar DH55 chromosome 9, Cs, whole genome shotgun sequence window:
- the LOC104712665 gene encoding uncharacterized protein At1g66480-like isoform X1, producing the protein MGNSLGSKKTAKVMNINGESFKLKTPVKAGTVVKDFPGYVLLESEAVRQFGIRAKPLEPHQNLESKRLYFMVELPRTWKERTPRRVRSGIQISAKERLENLKLSRRSSSDLSVMKKNEEVDHDEERQVSSVTLKLPKWKVEKLRKESENGSDFSNKIAALCLLNIPSGLIHQRQHLLPNGGRSFGIEEEEGIKSHDKKRVRFLEKSKAEDL; encoded by the exons ATGGGTAATAGCTTGGGAAGCAAGAAAACAGCGAAAGTCATGAACATCAATGGTGAGAGTTTCAAGCTGAAGACGCCTGTGAAAGCTGGTACGGTGGTTAAAGATTTTCCTGGATACGTTCTCTTGGAATCTGAAGCTGTGAGGCAATTTGGGATCAGAGCAAAGCCCTTAGAGCCACACCAAAACTTGGAATCCAAAAGGCTTTACTTCATGGTGGAACTTCCAAG AACATGGAAAGAGAGAACCCCAAGAAGGGTTCGGTCGGGAATTCAGATAAGTGCGAAGGAGAGGCTAGAGAATCTAAAGTTGTCTCGTAGATCATCGTCTGATCTCTCGgtaatgaagaagaatgaggagGTTGATCATGATGAAGAGAGACAAGTGAGTAGCGTGACGTTGAAGTTACCAAAGTGGAAAGTTGAGAAACTGAGGAAAGAGAGTGAGAATGGCTCTGATTTCTCCAACAAGATTGCAGCACTTTGTCTCCTTAACATACCTAGTGGTTTAATTCATCAGAGACAACATTTGCTTCCTAATGGAGGAAGAAGCTTtgggattgaagaagaagaaggtatcaAATCACATGATAAG AAAAGGGTTAGATTTCTTGAAAAGAGCAAAGCAGAAGACCTGTga
- the LOC104712665 gene encoding uncharacterized protein At1g66480-like isoform X2 has product MGNSLGSKKTAKVMNINGESFKLKTPVKAGTVVKDFPGYVLLESEAVRQFGIRAKPLEPHQNLESKRLYFMVELPRTWKERTPRRVRSGIQISAKERLENLKLSRRSSSDLSVMKKNEEVDHDEERQVSSVTLKLPKWKVEKLRKESENGSDFSNKIAALCLLNIPSGLIHQRQHLLPNGGRSFGIEEEEEKG; this is encoded by the exons ATGGGTAATAGCTTGGGAAGCAAGAAAACAGCGAAAGTCATGAACATCAATGGTGAGAGTTTCAAGCTGAAGACGCCTGTGAAAGCTGGTACGGTGGTTAAAGATTTTCCTGGATACGTTCTCTTGGAATCTGAAGCTGTGAGGCAATTTGGGATCAGAGCAAAGCCCTTAGAGCCACACCAAAACTTGGAATCCAAAAGGCTTTACTTCATGGTGGAACTTCCAAG AACATGGAAAGAGAGAACCCCAAGAAGGGTTCGGTCGGGAATTCAGATAAGTGCGAAGGAGAGGCTAGAGAATCTAAAGTTGTCTCGTAGATCATCGTCTGATCTCTCGgtaatgaagaagaatgaggagGTTGATCATGATGAAGAGAGACAAGTGAGTAGCGTGACGTTGAAGTTACCAAAGTGGAAAGTTGAGAAACTGAGGAAAGAGAGTGAGAATGGCTCTGATTTCTCCAACAAGATTGCAGCACTTTGTCTCCTTAACATACCTAGTGGTTTAATTCATCAGAGACAACATTTGCTTCCTAATGGAGGAAGAAGCTTtgggattgaagaagaagaag AAAAGGGTTAG
- the LOC104712667 gene encoding U-box domain-containing protein 10, producing MAGGAITPASLIGLINEIVEIPVNSGVFKKDCADLARRVGLLTHLIEEIRDSLPPSPTSEESDASSSLSSSECDWWSDLVVGLQAAKRLLSSATSFQARESSDGAAKRISFQFQCVTWKLEKALGNLPYDRYDISDEVREQVELARLQLRRAMQRYGSLNSKKFSSALSEPMVKDASSNTKSKVTEKLDSIPETVYSNVPLADVKKSESPPPGKSSSVSLAFFLSKDADDERLEKAVTKNTDDSKKSDNLTIPEDFLCPISLELMKDPAIVSTGQTYERSYIQRWIDCGNLRCPKTQQKLENFTLTPNYVLRSLISQWCTKHNIEQPGGYMNGKTKNCDGSFRDLSGDMSAIRALVRKLSSRSIEDRRSAVSELRSLSKRNTDNRILIAEAGAIPVLVNLLTSDDTETQENAVTCILNLSIYEHNKELIMLAGAVTSIVQVLRAGTMEAKENAAATLFSLSLADENKIIIGASGAILALVSLLENGSARGKKDAATALFNLCIYQGNKGRAVRAGIVKPLVNMLTDSSLRMAEEALTILSVLASNQDAKAAILRASVIPTLIDCLQKDQPRNRENAASILLSLCKRDTEKLISIGRLGAVVPLMELSRDGTERAKRKANSLLELLRKSSKKLASL from the exons ATGGCTGGTGGAGCTATCACTCCCGCTTCTCTGATCGGTCTTATCAACGAAATCGTTGAGATTCCGGTGAATTCGGGTGTGTTTAAGAAGGATTGTGCCGATCTCGCGCGACGAGTTGGTCTGTTGACTCATTTGATTGAAGAGATTAGGgattctcttcctccttctccgaCGTCGGAGGAATCTGATGCTTCGTCTTCTTTGAGTTCTAGTGAATGTGATTGGTGGTCTGATCTTGTTGTGGGACTTCAAGCCGCGAAGCGTCTTTTGTCTTCAGCTACTAGTTTCCAAGCTCGCGAGTCCTCT GATGGGGCAGCCAAGAGAATCTCGTTTCAGTTCCAATGCGTTACTTGGAAGTTGGAGAAAGCATTAGGCAATTTGCCTTATGATCGATATGACATATCTGACGAAGTCCGTGAACAG GTGGAACTAGCAAGATTACAGTTAAGAAGAGCAATGCAGAGATATGGATCTTTAAATTCGAAAAAGTTCTCGAGTGCTCTATCTGAGCCAATGGTGAAAGATGCCTCAAGCAATACAAAGAGCAAAGTTACTGAAAAGCTGGATAGTATTCCAGAAACAGTGTATTCCAACGTTCCTTTAGCAGATGTGAAGAAATCTGAATCACCGCCTCCTGGGAAGAGCTCTTCAGTTTCCTTGgctttctttttatcaaaggATGCTGATGATGAGAGATTAGAAAAAGCAGTTACCAAAAACACTGACGACTCAAAGAAATCGGATAACCTCACTATCCCAGAGGATTTTCTTTGTCCAATATCTCTCGAACTGATGAAGGATCCTGCTATTGTTTCCACAGGACAG ACATATGAGAGGTCGTATATACAAAGATGGATAGACTGTGGTAATCTGAGATGTCCGAAGACGCAGCAGAAACTCGAAAACTTTACTCTTACTCCAAACTATGTTCTCAGAAGCCTGATCTCTCAGTGGTGCACTAAGCACAACATTGAGCAGCCAGGTGGTTATATGAACGGTAAGACCAAAAACTGTGATGGCTCTTTCCGTGATCTAAGTGGAGACATGTCAGCGATCCGGGCATTGGTTCGTAAGCTCTCTTCCCGATCAATCGAAGACCGCAGGAGCGCGGTTTCTGAACTCCGCTCTCTGTCCAAAAGAAACACAGACAACCGAATTCTGATTGCTGAAGCAGGAGCCATCCCTGTTTTGGTCAATCTTTTGACCTCAGATGACACTGAAACGCAGGAAAATGCTGTCACTTGCATCCTTAACCTCTCTATATACGAACACAACAAAGAACTGATCATGCTTGCAGGAGCAGTCACATCTATAGTGCAAGTCCTCCGAGCTGGAACCATGGAAGCTAAAGAAAACGCTGCAGCTACTCTCTTTAGCCTTTCGTTAGCTGATGAGAACAAGATCATTATAGGCGCTTCGGGTGCGATACTGGCCTTAGTGAGTCTGCTTGAGAACGGAAGCGCAAGAGGGAAGAAAGACGCAGCTACGGCTCTGTTTAACTTGTGTATTTATCAGGGAAACAAAGGCAGAGCGGTTAGAGCCGGTATTGTAAAGCCACTAGTGAATATGCTAACTGACTCGAGCCTCAGAATGGCCGAAGAAGCCTTGACAATACTCTCAGTTCTAGCTAGTAACCAAGACGCGAAAGCTGCGATTTTGAGAGCCAGTGTGATACCGACTTTGATAGATTGTCTCCAGAAGGATCAACCGAGAAACCGAGAGAACGCAGCTTCGATACTGCTGTCTCTTTGCAAGAGGGATACCGAAAAACTAATCTCCATTGGTAGACTCGGAGCTGTTGTTCCGTTGATGGAACTATCAAGAGACGGTACAGAGAGAGCTAAGCGGAAAGCTAACTCTCTACTAGAGCTTCTCcgtaaatcatcaaaaaaattagCATCACTCTAA